AACGTCGTCTTTGAGACTGacttacaaacaaaaataaacatttccatATACTGTAACTAAGATTTTCCAACGTTTAGCTCTGTAATGTTTGTGGATAAAGCAGGACGAACAAAACAAACGAGTGACATCGTGACGAGTTCATCTGTTTTCATGAGAAGTTCTTaagaaatgaacataaaaactaCAGTCGGCCTCTGGACTCTGGGATCAACGTTCCTCCGCGGTCGATCCCTCTCCTGGTGAACCTGTTCTAGCCGTGTTCTCTCACCGGTGCTGGAAGAAGGTCTCCAGAGCTTTGCAGACGGTGTATCTCTCCTGGATGGTGAGCAGATGCTCCAGCTGCTGGCTGAAGGTCCGGCCGTGAACTTTGATGCTCGGAGGGAGGATCTCCGCCACCCACTGGAGCGAGCTGAGAGCCGGAGACCTGCGGAGCGGCCAAGCTGAGAGTCACGGACCGTCCTCAGACGTTCATGGACGGGAACGCGGCGTCGGCTCCTCACCGAGAGCGAGGCAGAGTGGTGGGGGCCAGACTCGGGGGCTCGTCCGGCTCCGTTTGCTCCGAGGAGAAGTCCGCCGGcccctcctccaccaccagGGTGGGCATGGCGCCGCTGCCCTGCAGCATGGACACCACCTTCTCGTGGGAGCAGCTCCTGTGAGGAGACCAGACGGACATGAGGAGGACGCCTCCATGGAGGGGTCAAGTCGGGGTCGGCTCGAAGGGGAAACAGAATGAGGAGAAGNNNNNNNNNNNNNNNNNNNNNNNNNNNNNNNNNNNNNNNNNNNNNNNNNNNNNNNNNNNNNNNNNNNNNNNNNNNNNNNNNNNNNNNNNNNNNNNNNNNNNNNNNNNNNNNNNNNNNNNNNNNNNNNNNNNNNNNNNNNNNNNNNNNNNNNNNNNNNNNNNNNNNNNNNNNNNNNNNNNNNNNNNNNNNNNNNNNNNNNNNNNNNNNNNNNNNNNNNNNNNNNNNNNNNNNNNNNNNNNNNNNNNNNNNNNNNNNNNNNNNNNNNNNNNNNNNNNNNNNNNNNNNNNNNNNNNNNNNNNNNNNNNNNNNNNNNNNNNNNNNNNNNNNNNNNNNNNNNNNNNNNNNNNNNNNNNNNNNNNNNNNNNNNNNNNNNNNNNNNNNNNNNNNNNNNNNNNNNNNNNNNNNNNNNNNNNNNNNNNNNNNNNNNNNNNNNNNNNNNNNNNNNNNNNNNNNNNNNNNNNNNNNNNNNNNNNNNNNNNNNNNNNNNNNNNNNNNNNNNNNNNNNNNNNNNNNNNNNNNNNNNNNNNNNNNNNNNNNNNNNNNNNNNNNNNNNNNNNNNNNNNNNNNNNNNNNNNNNNNNNNNNNNNNNNNNNNNNNNNNNNNNNNNNNNNNNNNNNNNNNNNNNNNNNNNNNNNNNNNNNNNNNNNNNNNNNNNNNNNNNNNNNNNNNNNNNNNNNNNNNNNNNNNNNNNNNNNNNNNNNNNNNNNNNNNNNNNNNNNNNNNNNNNNNNNNNNNNNNNNNNNNNNNNNNNNNNNNNNNNNNNNNNNNNNNNNNNNNNNNNNNNNNNNNNNNNNNNNNNNNNNNNNNNNNNNNNNNNNNNNNNNNNNNNNNNNNNNNNNNNNNNNNNNNNNNNNNNNNNNNNNNNNNNNNNNNNNNNNNNNNNNNNNNNNNNNNNNNNNNNNNNNNNNNNNNNNNNNNNNNNNNNNNNNNNNNNNNNNNNNNNNNNNNNNNNNNNNNNNNNNNNNNNNNNNNNNNNNNNNNNNNNNNNNNNNNNNNNNNNNNNNNNNNNNNNNNNNNNNNNNNNNNNNNNNNNNNNNNNNNNNNNNNNNNNNNNNNNNNNNNNNNNNNNNNNNNNNNNNNNNNATTTCTAAGTCTAAAgtcttcatctgttttttccttgttttttccctgttttttccatgatcctgatttgatcccATAGTTTCCTGTCTGGAAGCGACTGCAGTCGTACAAAtgtgggggggaaaaaaaccttCTCTACTCCAGTGTTTCTTCCACATGAACTTTAATATCACAGCATAAACTTTTCCATTTATCACTTGTTTGTGGTTCCTTCGTTTCTCTCTTCCATCAGCCTCACCACAGCTTCCTCCCTCAGACCTGATCTGGACTCCTACTCCATCCTGACCAGCAGGAGGTCGAGGAGTCGACTAAGAGGAGAACAGGTGACTCCCACGgaagaagttttgtttttatatttatttgtttagatgctgcaattttttttacatttttttattttttaactgtccaaaaacatgcctcataggttcattggtgactctaaattgcccctaggtgtgaatgtgagagtgaatgtgtgtgtgattgaggccctgtgacagactggcgacctgtccagggtgtaccccgccttcgcccatcagtagctgggataggctccggcaccccgcgaccccgaaagggacgaagcggtcaagaagatggatggatggaactgttcatttattgctttaaatttctaatgttttttaagttttttaattttttaattttcagattcatttttttaccttttagtttaattttattattttgttttttttcaattttttcacttttgtatTTAGTGCTTTAGTATCATTAATTGCTGCTATCAAAAATCAGATACAAAAAGTCTGATTAACTTTCAAAGTCCAGAAGAAAAAGATCTTTGATTCTCTGATTAAAAGTCTTTAGTTCATGCttgaattcttatttttttcttcctcaaatCGTTTGTGACCTCCTGGAGCGTCCGTGTGTTTCTGCAGACCAACCTCATGTCCAGCCCGTTCAGGAAGAGGATGCGGTCGCCCGACTTCAGCCCACACTCCTCCGCTGGACTGTCTGGGAGGAGAACGAGGAGAATCGCACGTCAGGCCCGGATTGGAAATGGACCCTGGCAGCAGCCGTCCAGATAACAACGGGCAGACGGGCAGAACGGTGACTAACTGATGCTGTCGGCCTGAGCGCCGCTTAAACAGGAGCAGCGTGCTAAACGCTTTTACGTNNNNNNNNNNNNNNNNNNNNNNNNNNNNNNNNNNNNNNNNNNNNNNNNNNNNNNNNNNNNNNNNNNNNNNNNNNNNNNNNNNNNNNNNNNNNNNNNNNNNNNNNNNNNNNNNNNNNNNNNNNNNNNNNNNNNNNNNNNNNNNNNNNNNNNNNNNNNNNNNNNNNNNNNNNNNNNNNNNNNNNNNNNNNNNNNNNNNNNNNNNNNNNNNNNNNNNNNNNNNNNNNNNNNNNNNNNNNNNNNNNNNNNNNNNNNNNNNNNNNNNNNNNNNNNNNNNNNNNNNNNNNNNNNNNNNNNNNNNNNNNNNNNNNNNNNNNNNNNNN
Above is a genomic segment from Oryzias melastigma strain HK-1 unplaced genomic scaffold, ASM292280v2 sc01703, whole genome shotgun sequence containing:
- the LOC112138092 gene encoding delphilin; the protein is MRSCSHEKVVSMLQGSGAMPTLVVEEGPADFSSEQTEPDEPPSLAPTTLPRSRSPALSSLQWVAEILPPSIKVHGRTFSQQLEHLLTIQERYTVCKALETFFQHR